From Rhododendron vialii isolate Sample 1 chromosome 7a, ASM3025357v1:
CTTTTGGAATTAAACTTTGAGCTCATATGTGCggaatatttgttaggttcgGAGGCGACAACGAGTACCCcagctccacgtagggagtgactgcgttggttttctttttgttggagaccgaggtgagtgttcgattcatagatgttcttcaattggattgaatttgaaATATTGGATTGTGACTTCGTGTCGGTGGGCAACAACGGCCAACGGCCGGACTTTGTGTCGTGCctttgactttgtgtcgattcaatggctttatgccaaaattatgactttgtgtcgagctagtgactttgtgtcggattaaagactttgtgtcgattatttgcttaatgcttaattaatgatgaacttggatttattgtttctattgaacaacatccatgtctcatacacactcctggaactcgttttgggttccagttttgcaggtataGGTCGGTGTCCACTACAGGTCGCGTTTTGCATTTTGTGACTCGCTCGAGAAGTGCGTAGTTGAGGCTTGTGGGAGTCTTTGTCTCCTGGCCCGTAGATGATTTTTgcttaatttagttttggataatagttggttatgtaaagtttatttcttgtcagacttccgctgtagtttgtaaatgacaatcatttttgagatgtaaataaaatgtAGCTGTTGAACTGTAGTTGTTCTTTATTCTTGGATTTGCTAGGAGCTGGTTGTCACGTGTCGTATCGGGATAGGCCGATGAGGTGCTATTCCGGAACGGGGCGTGACACTTAATGATACAGTAGTCCTTATTAGTTAcacctcaaaaattctcctttCAACCATTGAAACCTAACTGTGTGACCGCGCACTAAGTTATCTCCTAGTGTGCCTCTTTAGCACTCACGCCTAATGCATTGACAAGTAAGGCCAGCCGCCAGAGCTTCAACCTACAGCTTTTCAAGTTATAGGTATGCCGAGAATCGTCCCTACATCATCCAAAGTAATGGTCATCTCACCAACTGTCATGTGGAATGTGTTCGTCTTAGGATGTCATCTCTCCGCAAATGCCGATACAATAATTTTGTTAACAAAACTTGTATGATAAACCAACAAGTGGAAGTAGTCTAGATTGAGTagctaattttttaaacttgGTCTGCTTCGTAAGTGAATTGGATACTTCCCAATCATTAACCTAGACCTTGTTTGCATCGTTCATACACTTTAGGGGCGGACGCTCCTACAACACAACTAACAATTAAATCTTCTCAAAGATACAAAAACAAACATGATTCATTATACAAAATATTGTCAAATAATACCTCTCCCTACCATATGAATGCAACAACACCTCAAAATGAGATAGGACAGAAAGATCCTCTGGAGCCACAAGAAATGGTCCATTAAGCTCTTCATCTTGTGGTGCATCCTCTGTTTCCTCATGCGTCGCAACTTCTTGTCATAAAAAATGCTAGCATCAACCACCTCAGGATCATCTTGTCTTGATCTATTTTCCTTATTGGATGCTCTTGGTTGAGGTCGAGACGCACCAGTTCCATTTGTACCTGTTTCATAACATATGAGATGCACCATCATCTATTTTTCGGCATATATGAAATTCTAGCACTTAGATGGCTTCAGATTCCATTTATTGaggaaaatgacaggtgttgacggAACATATAATTTGCAGAACTAGTCTCATTCACAGCCTCATGCAAACATCTAATACaaaaatgcaagggaaaatgacggcccaagacgtgttttgataattaatacccgccaagaacatgctaagaacatttgttaatactgaaaatgtcctcggcgggtattaattatcaaaacacgtcattgaccgtcattttcccaaaatgcAAGAGGGCCTCAACGAGCTAACCTTTACATAGAATCCAtctaaaaatttcaaactaaGAGCAAAAGAAGAATAAAGAGTTAACGTAGTATCTAACATAAAGAGCGACAATATTATAATTGACTATCTCGCCAACAACTCAGTTTGACTAAGCCATTTTAATTTCTGAAATCCTCGACCCACCATTTTGTctttccgctaaggttcttattttgtaagtactCTGTTTTCCGAGATAGGTCACAATCTCGACCTCGTCTCAGTCTCAGGCGTTTCTGAGATGGAGTTTCATAGTATGAAAAGGAGAGAACTTCAAGTGGTCCCATGCAAACTAACAATTCAGCTAAAAAGAAGAAACACCTCCAAATTAATGCAAATGCAAACTAATAATTCAGCTCACAACCACCAACTGATTTCAACCCGAAAAGGACGCCGGAGTTACCTGACGACGGTGGAATAATCGCCGGGAACTGCAAACTCGCCGGAATCGGGAATACAGTCACCGGAAAATGCCTGAAATGTGACGAGTTTGATCGCTCTGAAGCTTCATCGTAAATCGGTGAGATCGACGGAGGGCTTCATCGTGAGGGTTTGGTTGTTGATCgctagggttttggtttgaTCGAGAAACGGGTTTTGATGGATGGGGTTTGGTCGACCGTGAGAGGGGTTCGATCGGTGGAATAGGcgtccgagagagagagagcgagagagagagagagaggtgtgttCGATCAGGGATTTGCAGGGACGAGGAAGAAGTGTCCGGCCCATCTCAACCGTTGATCTACGAAATCAACGGCGAAGGAGGTTGGACGGCCCCCGGAAAGAGGTCGGACAGGGAATCTCTCGTGTAAAGGTAACCTTACGaacatgtaattttttaatttaaaaatatttttttaattttttttctacactatttaaaaaatttcaccGAAATCTATCAGATTCATATTgaatcaaaaattatttcaagtgcCTTATTTTTAAGCTCAAATATTACACGTAATTTTGTCGACACTAACTCTATGGGACGGAGATGGTAAAAACTGAGATGGATGCGGGGTAGCTTTAAATTTCCAGTTTTGTAATTAATGCAGGGTTTTATACTAAATGAACAATAATTATTCaatcacacacacaaacactttacccatatttacattttttggtgAAGTCCACGCATATTGGAGGTGTAATGCGTGTTAGCTCCAATATGAATGtgtttgtgtaaatatttgtggttgtagaatgattgttaAATGAATACCTCCGCTTTGCTTTGGCTCTGTTGTTAGCAAAGGTGGACGAAGGTGTAGTGTATGAAGATGCAGTCCACAACATAACACTAACTTCTCACAGCAAAGGTGGACGAAGGTGTAGTGTATGCAGTCCACAACATAACACAAACTTCTCACAGGacctggagaccctgccaagcaggggtgcttggcaggggtgccgagcacatctcgactgtccaaaagtgttttggacggcccagatgtaaaggtaccgaatggatttaaaaaaaaaaaaaaaggaaaaaggaaaaagatgtttcgatccggaCCGTTGATTCTGAAATAAACgaccggattggccgctcggcacctgCTTGGCAGGCGTGCTGCTTAGCAGGGTCCCGGGTCAACCAAGAAGGTGGAATCAAATGCAAACAAGGGAATACAGAATCATTTCTGGGACAATCATTTCTAAATAAGTCCTCATAACTCATATCATCGGACATTGGCAATGACAATAGATCAAATAGGTATTGAGATACCCGATCTTAAAGTAGCCGACGTATCTTGTGCAGAAAATCCTTTTACCCAATTTatccgaacaaaaaaaaaaaccaatgagTTAAAGAGGAGTTCCTTCAATTACATCCAGACTTCCTACGATAATGTGCCCGGAACCCACATTGTTTACTCTTTGCGGCTAGACTCAAGCTCTTCCACATTTTTGTCAGCTTCAGCAATATCATGATCAGACGGAGCATTATCGCAAAGTTTCTCAGCTCCACTAACTGTGTCATCCGCTGGCCCCACAACCAGATTCACTGCCTGAACATGATCAGACGGAGCATTATCACAAAGTTTCTCAGCTCCACTAATTGTGTCATCTGCTGGCCCCACAACCGGATTAACTGCCTGAACATGATCAGATGGAGCATTATCACAAAGTTTCTCAGCTCCACCAATTGTGTCATCCGCTGGCCCCACAACAGAATTAACTGCCTGAACGTGATCAGACGGAGCATTATCACAAAGTTTCTCAGCTCCAGTAATTGTGTCATCCGCTGGCCCCACAACCGGATTAACTGCCTGAAGATTAACATCTTTATGTTCAACCTCCAAGGTTTCATTTTCAGATTCGGCCTTACCAGCACCAGACGGTTGACTTTGAGCCGATGCAGATGTGGTCCCCAGCCCAGGTGGCGATGCTTGCCCATGAGAAGTTAACAATAATGGCCCCACCTGAGGGCCCTGAGAGCCGTGAACACCACCTCCTTCTCCGTGAAACTGAATGCCAAAGGATGTTGAAGAATTAGGGTTTGGAGCGCAAAGCGCTTGAATCGCTGCTTGTTGAAGAATAGCCTGAAGTGCAGGGTAAAGCGCTTGAAGTGCTGCTTGTTCCAGCATAGCTTGTTCGCCCTGAAATCGCTTAACATTTGAAAGGTGCTTTTTACCATCCAAATGAGTTTGGAAAACCACTTGCGAGTCGCACTTGACATTGCACAGCTCACACACCAAGGGAATAACGACTTgtttcggtttgggttttggagACTCCATCGGTCTTTTTGATCCATCAGAAGTCCTGATCCACTTACCGCCGCGCCCTCCTCTCATCTTGCGCTTTAGACCGCGTGCCCCACCTTCAAAATGATCTTCCCCTGGAACTTTTTGCTGCTCACTCTCAACTTTATCATCAGAAACCTCATTTTTCTCAGAAACACCTTGATTAACTTCAGAAGCAGGGATTTGCTCATTCTGTCCTCCAACAAGAACGGCATTGCGTTTCTGTAACTCCTCGTATACTTGcaagttcttcttgtgtttcttTCCATTTCTGTGCTGTTCAAGGATTTCAGCAGTGTTGCAGTCAACCCTACAGAGTTCACACCATGCCATGCGTGGAGGTGGCCAGACTGGAGCCTGTGATGATTCTCCGGGCACATATGCAGCTGGGTTGCCAGCTGGTGCAGGGAAGGGCCCCCCACGACCCCTACCTCGTCCCCTACCACGAAAAGTGGTGCCACGCCCTCTATATGGTCTACCACCAGTTCTACCTACACCTGTATGTGGAGCTTGCCCAATCTGCAGAATGCcattcaagaaaacaaatactAGACCAGTAAATGACCTTAACAAAATCACAATGTTATCATTATGCGGGTAAGTAACCAGTTTAAATTGCTGCGACTGCAGACATATCCCACAACAGCACCTAAACGCAATACATACAACAACAGCACATATGAATGTAACAAGCTTCTTGTACTTCGAAAGTGCCATTGAAAGAGCGCGCAGAAGTAAATTAAAGCTATGTCCTCACTTAATTTCATCTCTTAATAAGACTCGAGCAACAAGTCCATAACTACAAACACGTACTTTCATCTAATTTCATCTCTTAATGTGCAGGGTTCATGTCAGGACTACAAACACATACTTTCACCTAATTTCATCTCTTAATGTGCATGACATGAACCCTGCATATCCCCCCTTGGGGTAGGTAGTCAAAATCTTACAGGCTTAGAGCATGTAAATTGTTTACCTTCTCAGTGGTCAAATGTTAATAACAATTAAAGAGCATGTAAAACATTGAACTGATGTACCACCACTGACCCCCAAATATGGTGTTTGGAGGGAGATGTACCACCACTGACCCCCAAATATGGTGTTTGGAGGGAGAAGCTCTCATGACTCTGGTGCACATTGAATAAAATTGTAAAGACCTGCTATTGTACATAACAGCAACAACTTCCCCGCTGATAAAGTTATGCTCCTCTAAAAAAATAACAGACATGCAGACGGTCCAGGTTAAGAAATTTGTACTGTGACAAGAAAGAGCATGTAACACATAGTTCCTTGGAAGCCTAGAAAGACCACAAACAAAGACAAGTGATGTGAAACATGATAAAACGAAGTACTTTGTGAATTAATTATCACAATTAAACTGATCCGATGATGCATAAAATTAGAACAGGAGAATATAATCTAATGACACCCATATTTGAGCAGAAATTCATATCACTGAACAAGACAGCATAAGATAAGAGACATAAGCCCAATGTAGAGAACTATCTCGGACACAGGACATGGGTCATTGTTTATACAATTGGTCAAACCCTAACATGCCAAATAGTCCATCTATGCTAACATAGGACACACATGAATCATACTGCAAGGTTGAAGAAACTAGCTCACGAGCTAAAAATTTCATTCCAAATTCCAAACAACTTGTATTAGTTCTTATTACTCCCTCCTTTAGGTTGTCTAATCGTAGTTTTTAGAACCCTAAAGCAGGACATCTTCAATTTACAGGAGTTTAGTAATTTCTGAAATGTTCTTCAGACTGTGAACTCCACATCTATTGTCCAACACATAGAATGGCTAAGGATTCCTCCACTATTTCCTACACTAGACCTGTCTGCATCGAAAAGAATGTTTTCGTGATGTTCATTCAAGTATACTAGCACACAAGTGCGCACATTTATGAATTGCTGCTTGTTGTGTCCTATCCATATCCTCATCCCACTTCATTGAATGATGCCCTGTAAGTGTGTATGCATCACGATTCATATCATTTTTCGGTATCCATGCTTCTTATTCATCACTATCAGCAAGATATATTACGAAGTTTccttccctccctctcatgTAAATAGTCCAAGTGCAAGTTACATCATCTATATATTCTTTGTCCCCAAAAAACCAACTCCTAGTCAAACATGAATGTGTGCCATCAGATTCTGAGTTCTCACGTTCAGTAAATACTACAAAGATGAGTGTAGctgaaatgagaatgttgagctTGATGTTTGGTAAGACTTTCCAAGATAGAACTAAAAACGAAACCCTGCGCGAAATGGTAGGGTTAGCATTGATAGAatagatgagagaaaatagattaaggaGGTTAGGACATGTCTATTGTAGATCACTTGATGCGGTAGTTAAAATGGGTGATACGGTGTTGGGAGACGATGGCCGTAAGAAGAGgggtagaccaaaattgacCTTAGAGCCAAGAGGAGCTATTATGTCACGATACCTAGAGAGAGGTCAATGGAacatcactctctctccacACCAATTCTTTGACAAGGACCAAAAGCTGCAATCTGAAGGCAGAGCCAGAATAGAAGCACAATTTTGCATCTAGAAATATGGATATCCTAAGGCTCCCAATATCATAGCCATCCCTAAGCCCATGAAATTTTCTCAGTATGGAGCTTGCTTTTAGTAGAGCAGTAGAACAACGCCAGAATAAAAACTCTAATTCTCTTATCACCAACTGATCATGTTGAAATAGCCCCCTACATTTAGGAAATGCGCATAATACATAGACATCTTACCTCTATCCCATTTCCACGCCTATGTAACTCGTTACTTCCTTACATACTCTACAGTCTCCACCCAATATCAACAAATAGTGTGACACGAGGTATTTGCAACAAAGTGGGAAGCTTGCACGCCTTGAATTTTTAATGAAAAGGCCTGGTATTACCGCCAAGACAGGACAAAGTTTTTGAAGGtaacaataaaaatataataaaaaaacactAAATGGACACTGAATAATGAAGATAGACCtaagcaatgttctaaaagtcgctcggcgctagtcgggcagtcggccaccttcgagcaattaatcggattaatcggcaattaatcggtgcatattaattagtaatcgacGATTAATCGCTAAttggacctaatcggatagacCCCGCCAGCtattaatcggtgattaatcgccgattaattccttgttttagaacactggacCTAAGTGTCACAGAACAACCAGTAAGATCCACAGGAATAACACTGCTTCACCTTGCATAAGTTACAACAACCAGCTATCACAAACACTGCTTCACGATAAAAAACATTGCTACTTGAAGAGAAAGGCCCATCAGTAATTTCAATTGAAACACTAAGTTCACCCTCATCCACTCAAATTGAGCGGCACAAAGCTATGAAAAGTGCATAACATGCCAGCAGAACTAAGGCACATTGCTCACTAAAGTCCAAAAGTGGAGAACAAAAGACCTACTGAAAGCAGAACCCTCGTAGGAAAAGGCCTCAAGAAACACTGGTTTAGTGTAAAAATGTGCTTCATCGTCAACCGTAAATCACATCATATGAAACCGATATGTAGAAAGGGCAGAGAGTTAAGTagtgaaacaaaaaaagaagtggctCATCACAACTATATGCTGCTGAACCAAAATGGTAACAAGCCATTTTAGACACAAGTTTAGGAAGGAAACAGGAAAATGCAGTAGCACAGGATGCCAACATGCCCACGGGAGCTCAAAAGCAACCACAAGAGAGATCCACTCCCGCGCGATGATAAACAAGTATCCACAGGGCACATATAGCTATTGCCATAGTTGCTCCCATAAATGATCTGCTTGTTATCATTACTCTTGAAATGGTCGCTTTAAGCTTCTGTGGCGAGCTTAAAGGATCCTCTCCTTCATCTTGGGAGAGGATACATAGATTTTCTTAAAAGCTAACACCTACCAGCAAGAGAGAGTACAAAAAGAGTCCACTCCTATGGAGTTAACAAATATGGTGCACCATTCAGACATTTGCCATATCTTCGGACCAGCAAAATCCTGTGACTAAGCACTTCTGCAAAAGGAAATAAGCAATTTTAAATAAGGAGGTTCATGAGGCCAATTAATGGGTTGATAAGATTGGTTCAGTTGGAAGATGTTAAGCTTGGTTCAGTTGGAAGCGTATTCCAGCCAGTTTCTGTAAACCTCAGTTGAAAGGTTTTCTTCTTCTCAGCTTTCATTTGCTCATCTCCTTACACAGAAGCTTTGAAGAGAAAACCCCACTTCCATAGTTGATGTATACTTTCCCCCACCAAAATTATCACTAACCATTGAATTACAAAAAAGATCCCAGCCAGTGATCAAGAGCAAGTAATATCTACAATTACAAACTTATAGAGTTCACATGATAAATTTTAATAAGCTATTATCCCTTATGTAATTTATAACTGTAAAATTAGATTTACAATCTCTTTCCAAACTTAGGTAAACACTTCACGAAATTCTAGGAAAAAGACAAAATGTACACTGGACACAGCTAAACCTTAATATGGTAGGGAAGCGGTGACTTTGTTGAAAGACCGCACAGATCGGTTGGAATTTGGGATAATAGCTTATTCAAATTAATCATGTGGACATTAAAGTTTTATAATTGCACAAGTTACGTGCTTTTGAATCAATGCCTGAGATCTATTTTTGGTATCAAATAGGTAGATCTACAGAAAGCATATTTTCATATATAAGAAGTCAAGCTGAGCTTGTAGCATGGAATACAGGGTtgctcgagctcagctcaccCAGGCTAGTGGCTGCGCTTGAAACACACTCTAAATGACCCAAGCTTGAGCAGTGGCATTTACATAGTAGCCCTCATAGCACATTAGCACATGCCACTGCTTTGGTTAACCAGTAAACAACTTTTAATGGATTTCCAATGAGTAATACAATAGGTACTTCTACACAGGAAAAAATTGAGCAAATGAAACAAGTAGACTACATAACTGATAAGATACTACCAAAAAGTTGTGGTATCATAGAAATATAAACCAACTAGATGTGAACAATCAGTACAGCTTTTAGACAGTGAAACAGACTATATCTGGATATACAAAACATTAGTATCACCGACCACCAAACCCTTTTTGGATCTTCTTCTACAAAACAAAGTTAGATATTTGTTTCTCTTTATCAAGATGTCATCAAAATCTCCAGGAACCAAAGCATGAAAAGCAACAAATTCTTGGGGAAAAAAAACGTTTTCATATTTCATTGCCCAGGATTGTCATCTGATTTAGCAGATTACATCAACCTCCCATACTCACTTGTTATGCAGAccaattattttttgttcttgccATCTTAGTGCGAGTGTTAAATGCTTAGTTCTTGCAAGTGCCCTACAGCTCTAGCTAACTTGCTGAGTAATAATCTAATACAAAATAGATGCCATATGCaaagaaagattaaaaaaacaatATCACTTGAACCAAATCATTAAGATGATACAGAGATAGacctcaaaaatttaaatcaGGTTTTACAACTAAGTTTTAGCAGTTGCAATCCCATCTATGATCAAACACCCATGTTCCAGAAGTTGCTTAAACCATATCCAAAAAAGCAGCATGGTTTAGACAAAACTTGTATAATTTATGCATTGAACTCTACCAGAGAAAGCCTTACTGGCTACTGCAACTATTTTTCCATTCCACTGTAACTTGTAAGGCCACCATTGCAATAAACCCTAACACTGCCACCTGAAAACCCATTAATTTTGGTCTTCCACTTTTTAAACATCACCATCCTTTGTCTTATATCTCCTGGCTGTCTCAGACTCAGTTTCTAAGTTTATCATTGCCTGCCAAAACATTTATACTGCTCCGCACAAGCCATCCAACATAGATTGAACTTATTGAAGCCAAGAATCATGGGTCATTGACATGCTCAAATTAGCCCCAAACAACATAAATGCACCTGGCAGAAGCATAAATCAAACAGACAAAAAAACTTGGGGTATATTATGTAGACATATTTCATGTGTTTGTTTCAATCGACCATAATGTAGTACCAAATGGACTTTTCATGGAATGAATGAGCGTAACCAAAAAAGATTGGAGTGAATGAGTAATAAAACAGACACTCACGCAAACATCAGAGGAGGTAGACTATATAGATATCTACTAGCTGTTACTAATTTACTATTATAAAGGGAACAGCCCTCTTGGCATGAACGGCGATTATGAAGCTGCTCACACTTCTAATTTTGTAAAATACCCCTTCAACTACCCAAAAAAACTGCCGTCCTAATTTTCTTCTCACATTTCAGACATCATTAGAGATTAATCTCAATTGAAAGATATCCCTCTTTTATCTTTTCTTCATAATACTATTTACGTCACGTCGTGTTTGCCTGGGCATCTTGtaattaaacaaacaaacagacaGTTTAACACAAAGTTTACCTGAAATAACAGGAAACCAAGCCTATTCATACTACCCAACTACtgtacaacaacaacaatataCTACCCAACTAGTCCCCTGGAGATATGGGCGGGGAGGATTGGATATTTGGATGGCCTcctatacctccaagaaccgagaaGCTAACGAACGTTTTCCGCCCAAATACTATCAACACCAAAATAAACAACCAAAGCTATttaatcaaaacccaaatcgCACGTTATAATATACAAACAAACAAGGTTCATACCGGTGGGCCAAACCCTCCACCATTCCCCTGCCACTGCTGGTCCTGCACCCCCACCGTAGCCCCCTGCCACTGCTGCTGTGCTTGTTGATCCGCAACCCCATGTGGGTAATAGGGATTATGCTGATTATAGGCATGGGTTTGTGATTCAGCCGTGATTGGAACCCCAGGTGGGTGAATCGAGGTGGGTTCTTGATGGGATTGTGAATGAGCATTTGGGTAATCTTGCGCGGGGTAATATGggtgttgttgttgttgaaggTACTGGTTGTATTGGTGGAATTGGTAGTAAGCTTGGGCGGATTGGTCGGCAGTATAGGGTTGTGCTTGAGAAGATTGGTTTTCGTGAGGAGGTGGTGGCTGTTGGTATTGGTATTGGTATTGGGTTGAGGGATCCATGGCAAAGGTCTAGCCTAGTTGATCGTCTTGTCTTCGGACCAGGTAAATACTAATCGGAGATCGTGTGCGATTTTGAGGTATTGTTGCGTTGGCAGCGTTGTTGATTTGGATGAGATTTTGTGTGGTCAATGAAATGACGCCGTTTTTGGGTGCTTAGCGCCTGAGGTTTTAGGAAGAAGGACCAGGGCTACGGCGTCGTTTTGATGAAAGTTCAAACCTCGCCCCTTGAAGAAGATGAatggagaagaagaaatattttgcCACAATCTGGCAGCGGACTGTAGATGGTAAATTGACGCCGATAAATGTATGAATGGGTGGCACCTCAAACATTCCGGTAGATTTTTTGACGGAAAATGAGGCCAGGGTGGGAATTGATGATGGAAAGGAAAGTCCAAGTGTTCAATGGAAATTAACGAAAGCTCATGTGTGTATGAGACATATGGTTGAAATATCATGgtctttttaaaagaattcCGGAGAAATGGGAAGCGAAAATAA
This genomic window contains:
- the LOC131331751 gene encoding uncharacterized protein LOC131331751 isoform X1, yielding MDPSTQYQYQYQQPPPPHENQSSQAQPYTADQSAQAYYQFHQYNQYLQQQQHPYYPAQDYPNAHSQSHQEPTSIHPPGVPITAESQTHAYNQHNPYYPHGVADQQAQQQWQGATVGVQDQQWQGNGGGFGPPIGQAPHTGVGRTGGRPYRGRGTTFRGRGRGRGRGGPFPAPAGNPAAYVPGESSQAPVWPPPRMAWCELCRVDCNTAEILEQHRNGKKHKKNLQVYEELQKRNAVLVGGQNEQIPASEVNQGVSEKNEVSDDKVESEQQKVPGEDHFEGGARGLKRKMRGGRGGKWIRTSDGSKRPMESPKPKPKQVVIPLVCELCNVKCDSQVVFQTHLDGKKHLSNVKRFQGEQAMLEQAALQALYPALQAILQQAAIQALCAPNPNSSTSFGIQFHGEGGGVHGSQGPQVGPLLLTSHGQASPPGLGTTSASAQSQPSGAGKAESENETLEVEHKDVNLQAVNPVVGPADDTITGAEKLCDNAPSDHVQAVNSVVGPADDTIGGAEKLCDNAPSDHVQAVNPVVGPADDTISGAEKLCDNAPSDHVQAVNLVVGPADDTVSGAEKLCDNAPSDHDIAEADKNVEELESSRKE
- the LOC131331751 gene encoding uncharacterized protein LOC131331751 isoform X2 is translated as MALSKYKKLVTFICAVVVCIAFRCCCGICLQSQQFKLVTYPHNDNIVILLRSFTGLVFVFLNGILQIGQAPHTGVGRTGGRPYRGRGTTFRGRGRGRGRGGPFPAPAGNPAAYVPGESSQAPVWPPPRMAWCELCRVDCNTAEILEQHRNGKKHKKNLQVYEELQKRNAVLVGGQNEQIPASEVNQGVSEKNEVSDDKVESEQQKVPGEDHFEGGARGLKRKMRGGRGGKWIRTSDGSKRPMESPKPKPKQVVIPLVCELCNVKCDSQVVFQTHLDGKKHLSNVKRFQGEQAMLEQAALQALYPALQAILQQAAIQALCAPNPNSSTSFGIQFHGEGGGVHGSQGPQVGPLLLTSHGQASPPGLGTTSASAQSQPSGAGKAESENETLEVEHKDVNLQAVNPVVGPADDTITGAEKLCDNAPSDHVQAVNSVVGPADDTIGGAEKLCDNAPSDHVQAVNPVVGPADDTISGAEKLCDNAPSDHVQAVNLVVGPADDTVSGAEKLCDNAPSDHDIAEADKNVEELESSRKE